The following proteins are encoded in a genomic region of Coffea eugenioides isolate CCC68of chromosome 6, Ceug_1.0, whole genome shotgun sequence:
- the LOC113773042 gene encoding protein trichome birefringence-like 9, with product MSVLGSRFPMPTEWTTGYRLSKMALATTCLFNATDFLDRARDGRIVFAGDSIVRNQWESLLCMLAQGVSNQSTIYEEHGSPITKHKGYLSMHFEEYNLTVEYYRVPFLVIIDRPPKDSPKEVRGAIRVDRLHWYCAKWVGADILLFSPGHWWNEDKTLKMGNYFQEGGAVNTTIDVKEAFGKSLITLMSWVLQSLKPEQSYIFFRSYSPVHYSSSENFKKVEDRPGIVQRYEEFNSL from the exons ATGTCCGTTCTTGGATCCCGGTTTCCGATGCCAACAGAGTGGACGACCGGATACAGGCTATCAAAAATGGCGTTGGCAACCACGTGCTT ATTTAATGCGACCGACTTTCTTGACCGGGCCCGCGATGGAAGGATAGTTTTCGCCGGCGACTCCATAGTTAGAAACCAATGGGAATCCCTGCTTTGCATGCTTGCTCAAGGAGTTTCTAACCAATCTACGATATATGAAGAACATGGAAGCCCGATAACAAAGCACAAGGGATATCTTTCAATGCACTTTGAGGAGTACAACCTCACGGTTGAGTACTACAGGGTGCCTTTCCTGGTAATCATAGATCGCCCCCCAAAAGATTCCCCGAAGGAAGTACGAGGTGCCATTAGGGTTGACAGGCTACATTGGTACTGTGCCAAATGGGTTGGAGCAGATATTCTTTTATTCAGCCCAGGACACTGGTGGAACGAAGATAAAACACTGAAGAT GGGCAACTATTTCCAGGAAGGCGGCGCTGTGAACACCACCATCGATGTGAAGGAGGCTTTTGGAAAGTCCTTAATTACATTAATGTCATGGGTCTTGCAAAGCTTGAAGCCAGAACAGAGTTATATCTTCTTCCGCAGCTACTCTCCTGTGCATTACAG TTCATCCGAAAACTTTAAAAAAGTAGAAGACAGGCCAGGAATAGTACAACGATACGAGGAATTTAATTCGCTATGA